In Rhodopirellula islandica, one DNA window encodes the following:
- a CDS encoding DNA polymerase III subunit produces the protein MSAKKASGSSPKAAKTTRAIALDAPPLNSWNELIGHDSLVAGLSTAIRLGRLGGSLLFVGPSGVGKTSASILLAQTLLCERSTARDMAPCCECPSCIQVRAGTHPDFIQVRKPDDKTLIPLELLIGPVDARLQEGFCHDVHLRPMQAQRKVAILHDADFLNEEGANCLLKTLEEPPANALIILIGSSEQRQLPTIRSRCQILRFQTPVGEAGRNLLRKQLDHYQSQHEDEPLPPISDDALDAAIELSAGDMHVAARLARGGGEQIREALWNQLAAPVPDPTAIARLINGHLDSISKDVPKRRAALRDVFSIAVQHYRRQLRSDANAGEYDPATHRRLDRTLRTFREIDRSANLGTLVDCYAADLTLATTGDRGAIG, from the coding sequence GTGTCCGCGAAGAAAGCCTCTGGCTCCTCCCCCAAAGCCGCGAAAACCACGCGCGCGATCGCACTCGACGCGCCGCCTCTGAACTCGTGGAATGAACTGATTGGCCACGACAGCTTGGTCGCGGGCTTGAGCACTGCGATCCGACTGGGACGCTTGGGCGGAAGCCTGTTGTTTGTCGGCCCCAGCGGTGTCGGCAAAACTTCCGCGTCGATTTTGCTGGCCCAAACACTGCTCTGTGAACGCAGCACGGCACGTGACATGGCGCCTTGTTGCGAATGCCCCTCCTGCATTCAAGTCCGAGCGGGCACGCATCCGGATTTCATCCAAGTCCGCAAACCAGACGACAAAACGCTGATCCCGTTGGAACTCTTGATCGGACCCGTCGACGCGCGTTTGCAAGAAGGATTTTGCCACGACGTGCACCTGAGACCGATGCAAGCTCAACGCAAAGTCGCGATTCTGCACGACGCGGACTTCCTCAACGAAGAAGGCGCCAACTGCCTGCTGAAGACGCTGGAAGAACCGCCGGCCAACGCGTTGATCATCTTGATCGGAAGCAGCGAACAACGCCAGCTTCCAACCATTCGTTCGCGATGCCAAATCCTTCGCTTCCAAACACCCGTCGGTGAGGCCGGCCGAAACCTGCTGCGAAAACAACTCGATCACTATCAATCGCAACACGAAGACGAACCCCTGCCTCCCATTTCCGACGACGCCTTGGACGCTGCGATCGAACTCTCGGCCGGCGACATGCACGTCGCCGCACGACTGGCCCGCGGGGGCGGCGAACAAATTCGCGAAGCCCTTTGGAATCAACTCGCCGCTCCCGTGCCCGACCCAACGGCCATTGCTCGCTTGATCAATGGGCACCTCGATTCGATCAGCAAAGACGTGCCCAAACGACGAGCGGCACTTCGCGATGTGTTTTCAATCGCCGTCCAACACTACCGCCGGCAACTGCGATCCGATGCCAACGCGGGGGAATACGACCCTGCCACCCACCGGCGACTTGACCGCACGTTGCG
- the rpiB gene encoding ribose 5-phosphate isomerase B — translation MTLKVGLASDHRGVHIKARLLQTLLREGFEVCDEGTDSTDPVDYPDFAIRVAEQIRDGKLDRGILICGTGIGMAIVANKFHGVRAASCYDEVIVEMSRRHNDVNVLCLPGDLIGERPIDELVLMWLRTDFECGRHSQRVDKITAIDGSASPDNNPGV, via the coding sequence ATGACACTCAAAGTAGGCCTGGCCAGCGACCATCGCGGCGTGCATATCAAGGCACGTCTCCTGCAAACGCTTCTTCGCGAAGGGTTTGAGGTCTGCGACGAGGGCACCGATTCCACCGACCCCGTCGACTACCCCGACTTCGCCATCCGCGTTGCCGAGCAGATTCGTGACGGCAAACTGGATCGCGGGATCCTGATCTGCGGCACCGGAATTGGCATGGCAATCGTCGCGAATAAATTTCACGGCGTTCGTGCCGCTTCGTGCTACGACGAAGTCATCGTGGAAATGTCGCGGCGACACAACGACGTCAACGTGCTGTGCTTGCCCGGTGACTTGATCGGGGAACGCCCCATCGACGAATTGGTCCTGATGTGGCTTCGCACCGACTTCGAATGTGGACGCCACTCCCAACGCGTCGACAAGATCACTGCGATCGATGGCAGTGCCTCGCCCGACAACAATCCTGGCGTCTGA
- a CDS encoding arsenate reductase/protein-tyrosine-phosphatase family protein, translated as MIYDLQTTDDPRDIVHRSVQALVEGQVIGVPSETVYGLVASSLCPAAVRRLAQWTATCRGWHTHSDASNPASSGADPTDFVAPTADAGSIALCVRSSEAAGDFLMPMTMLARRMSERCFPGPLTLIADCDDSVSAMSCLPETVAETLRAGAGQRSSSTGGPVAFRVSEHRLLSHIHRYLSAPLVWGEIGLPDASPPTTAEKLQAALTAGTGESLPLLLDDGISRYGDEGTVVRVSGNHWHVQRTGVIQQAAMNQFVKPVIALVCTGNTCRSPMAETLLREALRRKFGREDVARVVSAGVAAGHGSGAAPQAVEVMGRRGLDLTGHASQPLEESLMSMADLVLTMTRRHRDAIVAAWPDRAERVSTLRRDGGDVSDPVGMSVEVYEQCADQIVSELEGWLSDLPPDFFPSDGPDGGPDDEPRQPHAGSE; from the coding sequence ATGATATACGACCTGCAAACGACCGATGACCCGCGTGACATAGTTCATCGCAGCGTGCAAGCGCTGGTCGAAGGCCAGGTCATTGGGGTCCCCAGCGAAACGGTCTATGGGCTGGTCGCCAGTTCGCTGTGCCCTGCCGCCGTCCGCCGATTGGCGCAGTGGACCGCGACCTGCCGAGGTTGGCACACCCACTCAGATGCCTCCAATCCGGCGTCCTCCGGTGCGGACCCGACTGACTTTGTGGCGCCCACCGCCGACGCCGGTTCGATTGCCTTGTGCGTCCGCAGCAGCGAGGCGGCCGGTGACTTCCTGATGCCAATGACGATGCTAGCTCGACGGATGTCGGAACGCTGCTTTCCCGGGCCGCTGACGCTGATTGCGGACTGTGATGATTCGGTTTCAGCGATGAGCTGCTTGCCTGAAACGGTCGCGGAAACCCTGCGAGCGGGCGCCGGACAAAGGTCGTCCTCCACGGGTGGGCCAGTCGCATTCCGAGTCTCCGAGCATCGCTTGCTCAGCCACATTCATCGTTATCTGTCCGCCCCCTTGGTGTGGGGAGAAATCGGTTTGCCGGACGCTTCACCGCCCACCACCGCGGAAAAACTGCAGGCGGCACTGACCGCAGGAACGGGCGAATCCTTGCCACTGCTGCTCGATGACGGCATCAGTCGCTATGGTGATGAAGGAACGGTGGTCCGCGTGTCGGGCAATCACTGGCACGTCCAGCGAACAGGAGTGATCCAACAAGCTGCCATGAATCAATTTGTCAAACCAGTCATCGCACTCGTGTGCACCGGTAACACCTGCCGCAGCCCCATGGCGGAAACACTGCTCCGGGAAGCCTTGCGGCGCAAATTCGGCCGGGAAGATGTCGCGCGCGTCGTCTCCGCTGGCGTCGCAGCAGGGCACGGCAGCGGGGCTGCCCCTCAAGCCGTCGAAGTCATGGGTCGGCGTGGTTTGGACCTGACCGGTCACGCCAGCCAACCGCTCGAAGAATCGTTGATGTCGATGGCGGACTTGGTTCTGACCATGACCCGTCGCCACCGAGATGCGATCGTGGCGGCCTGGCCCGACCGTGCCGAACGAGTGTCCACGCTTCGGCGAGACGGGGGCGATGTCAGCGATCCCGTCGGAATGTCCGTCGAGGTGTATGAACAATGTGCAGATCAGATCGTAAGCGAACTGGAAGGCTGGCTCAGTGACCTGCCTCCCGATTTTTTCCCGTCCGATGGCCCCGACGGAGGCCCAGATGACGAACCAAGGCAGCCGCATGCAGGTTCGGAGTAA